The Culex pipiens pallens isolate TS chromosome 2, TS_CPP_V2, whole genome shotgun sequence DNA window TAAACTCAACTTgttactattttcaataaatattctgGTAAATCCGAGATGTGAATCGTTTCGCTGAGGGTGGTGACGCGGTACCGCACCTGAAAGAGGCCATTCTGGAGACACTGGTCGCGCAGCAGCAGGCAGTACGGGACGGCAATCGAGTCGAGGTGGTGCAGCTGTTTGGCCAGGGAACGACTGCCGTTACGCTCGGAGCAGTCGAGCACGCTAAGGTTCGCTTTGCGCAGCACGTTGCACAGGTGTTTGGCCAGGTCGCGCAACTCCAGCATCAGGGCGGGGTCTGGAAAGCGAGAAAGACAGTTACAACTCAAATCAGAAACAAGAACGCAGTACTTACCGTCGGAAAGACACACGATGCCACACTTGAACGGCGCCAGCTTGCGGTGAATCCTCACGCTTGCATCGCCGCCACTTTCAAACGCATCCAGCACGATCTGCAGCGTGGCCACTTCGACGCACTGACGCAGCCGCAGCATACTGGGCCGAATCCTTTTACTGCTGGTTCGGCCCACCTTGATTCGAAAGTCCCCCAGCTCTTCCTCGAGGGCGGCGGCGTCCGCCGGAAAGAGTTCCAGCTGTTCCAGCGTGAGTTCCTCTCCGCCAAGGCGACTCTTGATGGCGACGGATTGAACGCGCGTGTCCGCGTCCTGGCGGGGGTCCGAAATGAAGAACCGACCCGGAACGCACGCGTATCGCATCCACCAAATCTTGCGCTGACGTTGGACCTTGTACATGAACTTGCTGGAGGTCGACGGGTTGATCAGGTATCGGCAGGAGAGCGTGTGACCTTGGTCCAGATTAAGGTGCAAGGAATCATTCAAGGGAACCTTCCCGTTCGCAAATCGCTCCTCTATTGTAACTCCAAACGGTACATTCGGATCAAAGGTTTCCTTTACAAAGCTCAGGTTCTCCCGCATCGGAATCACAGAACTTCCTTCGTACACCGCTGTTCCAGCTTCCCCTCGTCTAAACTCATCTCTCAGATTATTGCGCAACATTCGTCCAATCGGGCTCAGCTTAAAACCGTACACAACATTATCCCCCAAACCTAACGCTACAAATGTATTATCCCTACAAGCTTCCAGCAGCTGCCGGAAGCCCACAATCCCCTTCCCACCAACCATCCCCCGCTCACTTCCTCGGTTCCTGCTCGAGCGGAATATTTCCCGGTGGCGCCACAAAGTTCTCCTCCTCGGTAACGCATGCGTTCCTCAGCACA harbors:
- the LOC120416723 gene encoding DNA polymerase subunit gamma-2, mitochondrial-like → MVGGKGIVGFRQLLEACRDNTFVALGLGDNVVYGFKLSPIGRMLRNNLRDEFRRGEAGTAVYEGSSVIPMRENLSFVKETFDPNVPFGVTIEERFANGKVPLNDSLHLNLDQGHTLSCRYLINPSTSSKFMYKVQRQRKIWWMRYACVPGRFFISDPRQDADTRVQSVAIKSRLGGEELTLEQLELFPADAAALEEELGDFRIKVGRTSSKRIRPSMLRLRQCVEVATLQIVLDAFESGGDASVRIHRKLAPFKCGIVCLSDDPALMLELRDLAKHLCNVLRKANLSVLDCSERNGSRSLAKQLHHLDSIAVPYCLLLRDQCLQNGLFQVRYRVTTLSETIHISDLPEYLLKIVTS